The sequence ATTGTAAATTTAAATTTCTGCAGATTAAACATAATTATCTACAGTATATTTCTAAAGATGGAATACATAATGCTCAGATTCAGGAAATTAAGTGTGCCTTTCTCTTTGTGACCTAAGATCTGAAATCATGAGGACTTATCTGTCCCCTGAGAGAAGCAGCTTCTTTCCAATGCTGAGCTAGTGCAGAAGGAGCAAACAATGTAATGGTGAAGGCAACTGCCCTAGTTCAGACTGCAAGCATTTGTGTGATGCCTCCAGCTATTTCTTGCAATAAGCAATGCAATGAGAATCAAATTACTTTCTGTGTTTGAACAGACAAGTCAGACTTCATAACGAATGCCGCACCATGCTGCTGATAGTACAGCCCAGGTGGTTGTATGGAAGGAGAACCAACAGAACTAATTGAAACATTAACAGAGAGGCAGGAATATGGACAGAAAGAGGTCAGAAAGAGGTTCATTTAAGAGCTCTGGCAGAAGACGCTTGAAAATGGGAAGTATATTTACTTTCActtctctgtttctgtcttttcttctgtcCTCCTCTTTCCCACTCATTCATTCCTTTATGATCTCTGTATTCCATGCTGGAATTTAGGAATGGCTCTTGTCTACACATTCATGCTGCCAGAACAGGGAATTGGGGTAGCATGTTCCTTGTATGTGACACATATTTATAGCACTCAGAAATTATAGTGTGAGGCACATTACATGGCCACATTCAGATTTAATAATCACGCAGAATCAGAAGGGACTAAATGTGAAATGCTGGGGAATATCTGAGTCCTGTCTGTCTGGATGAATTTGCATATTTGGGGCAGCTGGGAGGGCAGAAGGCAGTGATGCGGTAGGCTGAACTGTGGAGTCTGTGACCTATTGCCCAAAGCACTGTGACACTGAAGAGCAGAAGCAGGTGCCCAGCGAGGTTCAGTGCAGGGCTCTGCAAAAAACCTGCCATCACTGATCCGAGAGGGAAGGAAACACCACTGGAGACGCCATGGTAAGGGGGGATGTGGGATCACCAGTCATACAGGGGCCAGGAGGATTACGGGCAAGGGTAGTCAGGGGGATCTGCCATTATCACCAGTTTGTGCCACAGTCTGATCTCACTCACGGGTTATGATGTAAAAGGTCAGGAAAGCTGTGTCAGAATATCTCACTGGAGCTGCAAGGCACACAGAGACACAGTTTTCTTCAGAGAGTCTCTAGTGGaattataaaataaagcagatctGGAGTTTTGGTTTTCTAGTAATCTCTGTTGTGACTATATTTTCTCAATGCATGCTcattttcatatgaaataaTAATCCTTTTCCTTACATTTGTGCCTGTTTAAATTAACTTAGTCCTGATGTCTGTACTTTTCACAGCTATACAATGTATGTGTTTCTGGAGTGCAGGAAGGTTTctatatgtgtatgtgtttaAGTAAGCGAAAcagaattttgtctttttttttaacaaatccaTAGAAATTGCTCAAACCCTCTtataatgtgaaaaaataatttcacctGGTACACCAATTTATGTCTATAGCTGTCATATTTTAGTGTAGAGAACTATGTGataaagtcttttccaactgtggTGATTGTGTGTGCTTttacagctgcaaaatgagaaaGCTTATTTCAAAGGCAAAGTACATACACTTCCATGCACTTGCCATGCCTTAAAGCAGACTCTGTAAAAGTCAGGTTCACAATTTGTAAGGTAGGTCCTACGTTAGTGATGCAGTGTGAAATGTGAGTTTGGAGGAGGCTCAAAATTGAAATACCATGCAGAGATCAGCTTACTCTGCTTGTGATTCTGAAGAAGGGCCATTCTTTTTCCTACCAGAAGTCTAACATTATTTTAAGAGCTATTTACTACTCAAAATTAGAAATCTCTTTGTTACTGTCTTCTTTACTTGATAGAATATTTCTAAGCAATTGCTGGGTTAGGAAGAAACAGGAGTTGAAGCCAGGAGTCATGGCAGAAAGCCTGGCCCAAAATGCAGAGTTAAGCCACTGCTTCAAACAAGCTCtgtctgaaaggaaacaaactggGTCTACAGTTTTCAACTGCAGTCCTATGCTGAGCTCTACATTATTAACGTTCTAagacaacacacacacacacgcaaatacacacacacacacaaattgaTTCCTCTACTGATTTTAGAAAAGCTTCCAAGTGTTGCTTGGCTTTTAATTGTAGGTGTGCTCCAAAGGAGAGTCTATTAAAAGTTACCTTGCctcatttctgtgtttaaaagacagagctgctctttttcttgctgtcagCCTTATAGATCCACACTGGGAtctaaatgaaaagcaagagCCTGTACTGTGCCAAATCAGCGTTAACTGTACTCATTAAACCCAATCTAACCTTCAGTGTTTCCTGAGTAATCCTCCAGATTGCAACTCCACTGCAGCATACTAGCCTATGCAGATGCACCAGCACTCACTTTGGCAAAacttaactgaaaaaaacaaggtTGCACAAGTGTGCTTGAAAGCACATTACACACACTTTTGCAAATAAATTTTCACAGTCAGCAACTTAAAATGAGCACTGAATCGAAGTAAAATGTTTCCTGGAATGAAACAATTAGATTAGTTTTCTATATTCATCTGaacttctgcaaatgacaacCCGTGGCAGTAGTGACTTCTAAAATACCACttgcttctgaaaaaatatatttagttcTGTTTATAAATGCAAACACTGAAAATTGATAAAGAAAACTGCTCTAGAGATGATGCTGGTTGTGCATTCTGCTGGAGGATTTGGTTTTTGGGAAGATACATTTAACTGTCAGATCATGGGACGATTCTGCAGGATAAGCAGTTACAGAATTTGACAAAATAGATATAGCAAGATATGACAAAAGATAgagcaaaaccaacaaaaagtTAACTGGCCACATCTGCTCATATGTACATTACAAACTGAAAATGACTGGGGACCACTCTCTTGCCTTGAGGCCAGCTAGGATGGCCTGCTTCGTATTTATGCATATCTTTCCCCCTCCAAAACCAGGCAGTGGTTAGCTAGCTGCTTACTGGAAACCATTCTCAACAATGAGCTATCCTCTGAATGGTGCCCAAGCAATACCTGAGAAAGTAGGAGCTGGCAGAAGCCACAATTGTGCCAGAGTATATATTAATTATCAATCAGTACAGGCTACTCTGTCTCTTTTACTCACTAGTAAAAAACGTGGAGCATAGAAGATTATAATTACAATTGCTCCGAAGCAGAAAATGAGGTTGAAAAACTCCACGTGGTCCATCTTTGCTTACAAAACTGCCTTTCCTCCATGTGATTTTGTTAGTCTGGACCAACTCAGAAGTCTCTactttataattttctttctgaacttATGAAATCCAGCACCAGGCCCCTGTACTCTATGTGTTGAGGCTTTTGAGCAATTGCATCTGCTTAGTTAAGACTGGTGTTATATATGTTGTGTTCCTTTCATTGAAGTTCCAGGCTACCACAGGAATCATACTCAAAATTATCTAAGTAAGCACATTACATGCTTTGACATTGACTTAATAAGCAGCGAACCTGCAATATAAAATTCACAGCTTGTTCGGGATCTTGAAAGAACATTAATTTCACCCAAAAGAATCTGAAATCATTTCCTGTGGTGAATATTGGTGAAAGCAGTTCCTCCAAGTTTGCACTCTAGTGTGCTGTCAGATGGTAAAAGGATCAAAAGACATCACCTGTCTTGGGTTACATACAGTTGAAAAATACCATATGACTGTGTCAGGTTCCAgccagaagtaaaaataaagtggGATGTGTTCCTCTGTATAGCCAATTCATAGGAGGAAAGGCAGGTTTTGTAgaactgaaattattattttttgcttgctttcatgTATTACAGCACAAAGAcctcagtttttaaaaagtctgtccCAGTCATTGGCCTGTATATGTACAATCTCAATGCTGATGTtgaacaaacaaatgaaatactGCCAGTGAcaactaaattttttttttttaagtaatattCTGGGAAAAAGTAACTTAGGAATAAGGAGTATTAATGCACACTGTTTTTCCTGACCTTatctctctgctctctcccttTAGCGTGAGTGCATCTCTGTTCATGTTGGCCAGGCTGGAGTTCAGATAGGAAATGCATGCTGGGAACTCTTCTGCCTGGAGCACGGCATTCAGCCAGATGGCACCTTCAAGGATCAGCACAATCAACTCAACTACGATGACTCTTTTACAACATTTTTCAACGAAACTGTCACTGGGAAGCATGTGCCACGAGCTGTAATAGTGGACTTGGAACCAACTGTAGTAGGTCAGTATCAgcctgcaaaatgaaaaagggGTTACTCTTCCTAAGTATCACTACAGTGTGTCACCAGTCTCCACTGGAACAAAGAAGCACATCTTTGTACCGTGTCTACCATGAGACTgcatgaaattaatttttccgTGACATTGAATGTCACATTCTGTCATGATGCTATTATCTCTACGGATGTTACAGATCTTGGAATGGCAGGATCCCCAGAAGCTTAATAGCTAGTATACACAGTTGACTCTTCTTTGCAGAAACCCTTAACTCTTGGTTTCCTTTATCATGACATTTTTGTCAtctgaattctgcttttctccacttTGGATTCAAAATGAGAACTGACATTTTCCTTCCAGGAAAAAATGGGTTTCCTTAAAATTAGGAATTAGATTTTCTTCTcccatgtttgtttgtttgtttgtttgtttttgtttgtttttttcctgatagtCTGTCCTCTTGTCAATACAACTAATAACAAGCTCTTCTTGAGAAAATAACAGCTTTGGCAGATGCCTcacaacaaataaacagaatgcCACAATAACAATGACAAAAATTCTTAGGGACATTTTCTCTTCTCCGTTAGTTTTCCCTTCTCAGTCAGTTTGGTTTTTTGGGTCATTTTTTGGGTCACGATCTCCCATGACTGaaagctggcactgctgccaacAACAACCAGCTTGTCGGCACTGGAGCGTGGTCATGCAGGCTCttataatttctctttcttggTCAGATGAAGTGCGGGCTGGCACCTTCCGGCAACTTTTTCATCCAGAACAGCTGATCACTGGAAAGGAAGATGCGGCTAATAACTACGCTCGTGGACACTACACTGTTGGCAAAGAAAGCATTGATATAGTGATTGATCGTGTTCGTAAGCTGGTAAGTCCCAGTAGTTTTTAAACATTGCTTTAGTTccactgaaggaagaaatgcaCTACAGGAAATGTGAATCAGCTCAGAAAGGAGACTGCAAGACCTACAGAAAGATCATTACCACTCTAAAAAAGACCAGCAGAGACCTCCCAGTTGCATGGCTTCAGATATTCGTAAAAGATGTTTCTGAATATGTAATTTTTCATCAATTCTATGCAATTCAtcagcaattctatgattctatcaatAGCATAGCTCTAAAATACCAACACTGACATAGAAGTGTAGATTACATGGttctgtgttgctgttgttgtttcagTTAGATTAACTGAAAAAACTGTGGAGTTCAGGGAGAGAAGTTCACTGTTAAGAGACTAATTTTTATGTCAAAAGTCAAGCcagtgaaggaagaaaagaacaaaattatcatcagcccTTTCTTAAGAAATACTGACCTGAAATATGTGCTGTGTATTGCTGATGATTGCTCTCTCCTTCATCTCAGAATAAACAAATGCAGTAGATGTagtcttttacttctttttcagCCCCTATTCTTTTACTTTATCTTTTGGTTTCTAGGCTGATGCCTGTTCTGGACTGCAGGGATTCCTCATCTTCCACAGCTTTGGAGGGGGCACCGGCTCTGGCTTTACCTCTTTGTTGATGGAGCGCCTCTCTGTGGATTATGGAAAGAAGTCTAAACTAGAGTTTGCTATCTACCCAGCTCCTCAGGTCTCCACAGCTGTGGTAGAACCCTACAATTCCATCCTTACCACGCACACCACTCTGGAACACTCAGACTGCGCCTTCATGGTGGACAATGAGGCTATATATGACATCTGTCGCAGAAACCTAGACATTGAGCGCCCAACCTACACTAATCTCAATCGCCTGATCAGCCAGATTGTCTCCTCCATCACCGCATCGCTGCGCTTTGATGGTGCCCTCAATGTGGATCTGACAGAATTCCAGACAAACCTGGTGCCCTACCCACGCATCCACTTCCCCTTGGTGACCTATGCCCCCATCATCTCTTCTGACAGAGCATATCACGAGCAGCTCTCGGTGGCTGAAATCACCAGCTCCTGCTTTGAGCCCAACAACCAAATGGTGAAGTGTGACCCGCGGCATGGGAAGTACATGGCTTGCTGCATGCTCTATCGTGGTGATGTAGTTCCCAAAGATGTCAACGTAGCAATTGCTGCCATCAAGACCAAGAGAAATATCCAATTCGTTGACTGGTGTCCAACAGGCTTCAAGGTGAGAATGCCATGAGTTTCTCTTTAAGGGCAAGATCAGTCTAGCTGAAATCTTGTGTTTTAAGCTTTAGATCTTGCATGCTTTTCACTTGTGAGAAGAATGAACCTATAAAAGGTTTATGGGTATAAAATATGCACTTTCTCCTTCAGAAATCCTAATGGCACagatttgtaaatatttataagtaGAAATCTGGCTGTATGAGTTCAAATCTAAAGTCATTAATTTCAGACCTGAATTGTGAAAAGGCAGTGAGTGTGCTCTCtaaagcaacaaataaaactgagGAAATACCAAAGTCAGTATATTCATTAAGGAAATACTGGTACTCAAGAAGCTGTTAGTTAACCCTCTCATACAGAAGTACTACGTGGCCTCTCTCCTTTGGCTCCATAGAATGTTGACAAACATCATTTCTACAGCAATACAGACAGGAGTCATGGAAAAACATCTGTCATGCAAATATCTAGTTAAGAAACTGAGTACTTTTAACTGGGAACCAACTTTCCATATTAGTTTGCATCTTGCTGAAACAGTACGTTCGGTGTTGAGTAGCTGTTACGAAAGCAAGGAAGTTTCCAGTGTACATtaaacagaataacagaataaGTAGCAATTAAAATGATCATGTATCGTGTATAACCTTATTATGTTTTATTGTATTTGCCATTTGATAGTGGTACCATGCTATCACCGCATCTGTAACTTTATTCATTACTTCAACTTCCTGACTGCTTTCTGCCCTTGCCTTTTTCATACTTCTCTCATATTCCTACTTCCAGGTTGGGATCAACTATCAGCCTCCTACAGTAGTTCCTGGTGGAGACCTAGCCCAGGTTCAGCGAGCAGTCTGCATGCTCAGCAACACCACAGCTATTGCAGAGGCCTGGGCAAGGCTTGACCACAAGTTTGATCTCATGTACGCCAAGAGAGCTTTTGTGCATTGGTATGTAAGTGAAGGCATGGAGGAAGGAGAATTTGCAGAGGCCCGAGAGGATCTGGCTGCCCTGGAGAAGGACTATGAAGAAGTGGGAACTGACTcatttgaagatgaaaatgatggagagtaattttaaaatacacctTGTTCCTAGTGAGCACAGAATTGTCTCTGTATCACTGTACTGCATATGTCTATGATTATGTCACACCTTTGTTTGTAATATACACAAATATAGGAGGAGTCACATAAAGACATTTTTTTGTTCTACGAATTGCGGGTAAATTGTCCTGTAAGATATGGTGATCGTATCTTCATTATGGTAGTAACGCTCCACCATTCCCAGCAACGCACAAAGATTTGCTCTCCTGTTAGTGTAAGCTTTTAAAAACTCTCTTTAATACacattaaaacatgaaaatccaATATATACAAGCTAATAATGGATTACAGTGAAATGCTATagttttcaaatttaaatttgACCTACCTTTGCCTTTTGCTTGTTGGCATGTcaaaaaacaatggaaatggAGAAATGGTTTCTCTGCTTTGCGCTTCATTATCCTGTAAATGATCTTCAACTGATGGACATAAAATGgacattaacagaaaaaaaagcaacttattATTAGTCAGCATGCATTCACCAAGTCATGTCTGAATAATTTGATAAACTTCTATGACAAAATGACTGTCTTTGTAGACTAGGGGACAGCAGTGAATATAGTCCACCTTGGCCTTGGTAAGGCTTCTGATGGTCTCTGATCAGATCTTCATGATTCTCAAAGAGAAGTTGCCAAAGTGCAGGCTACGTAAGTAGACACTGAAATGGATTGAAAACTGGCTGAATGGCTGAGCCTAGAGGGTGAGAGGAGTGGCAGATATGCCAGAGGGTTGTGCTGCTCTAGGTAGCACTGTTTGAGCTGGAGGGTTGGACCAGTcaacctccagaggtccattccaaccttaactatcctgtgattctgttatcTTCCTCACATAGAGATTTCTACTTATGTTGACAGCTACAGTACGCATGATATGCATTTAATTATCCAGATCACTAAAATGCTGAACTATGCACTTACAGAATACCAGAAATGCCTCTCCTTAGGAAAATATCCCTATTCAGGATATACTTGATTATGCATTTAAActgaagcaacatgaaagaGTATTACTCAACCTAATAGGAATTTAGACTTTTAGACTCATTGTTATCTCCTAAACTgaaaccaaaaccagaaaaaggaaactttACACATGGGACgctgttaaaaaagaaatggtgaCAAAATTGGCAGACAAAGTTCTTGCTTTCTTCGttgaaaaactgctgaaaatgatacaatgaagaaatggaagacACTTCCACATCCAGAGTGGAGTATATTATAAACTCTAAACCATAGGATGTGGAGTTCTTAATTCCCAGAATGCTTTTCAGATCTCATCCTGATGATCAATTttatggtttattttattttattttattagcatGGACACTTAGGAATCAGGATCCCAATTCTCTCAGTAGTCAATGAACTCTTTAGAATGATTTGTAGGTTACTTTAGAAGTGCTATGGCAGTTACCAGGAGCAAGCAGGTTTTGTCAAAGTGACACTACCCCATAACACTCAACAGGCAGTGTATTTGGATCCAAACACTTTATCTACTCACTTTTAACCATCCCTTCATCTAAGTGTATTTCCCAGGCTCAGACACCTGCCCAACTGTAACTGGAGTGTCACAACTGACTTCCACAGGCAAACCCTACAACATTATTAAATAAGACGTATGCTCCACTTAATCTAGTAACCAGACTCTCAAAGAGGTCGTTACCAAAAGCCATGGCAGCTGCATGGTCCTTCACTGCTTTACACAGATCTGTCAAATCTAGCTCCTAGTTAATCTCTGATGTCAATTTGCACTCTGCTTAGTTGGTTTAACTGTTTCAAGGCAGCGTACAGCTATGCAGTTCTTCTtactctttctctcccttttatCAGGCAAACTCCACACAAACTAGTAATGCAAAGTGAAAACCACTAACTCTGTCATTACCAAAATGATTCACAAGTGCCACTGGAAAGATGCTGAGTCATTTGTACTCTTCTGCCCACAAGCCTCTACAGGTACCCTTATCTGTCCATCTGATAGCTCAGGAAGCTTTTCACTGCCACTGCTACCTTGGCTGAAGAGCTCTTGCTGTGAGGGCCTCTTCACAGGTGGTaagaagaggggaaatggcctcaagttgcgccaagggagatttaggttggacatcaggaaaaacttatttacagaaagtgttattaagcactggaataggctccccagggaagtggttgagtcaccatccctggatgtgtttaaaaaccatttgaatgtggtgctcagggacatgatttagcagagggttgttagagttagggtagtttggttaggttgtggttggacttggcaatctttaaggtcttttccaacctgagcaattctatgattctgtgattcacacaCACCACTTCACAGCCAGCAGGGCAGCATCACTCACCTCTCAGCTCTCCTCCTTGTGTGGTGCAAAGCTGGACTGGTAGCTACTCCCCAACAAGCAGAACACCCAAGCAGGGCAGCACACTGCTCCATTCTTCCTGTTGGTGctctggaagaagagaaacgTAGCCTGGAAATGCACTGGAGGAGTGGGTGCCTGAACTCCTGCTGGTCTGGATGCATTTGGACTCGCTGAGGCCAGGCATCATCCAGTATGGGCTGGAGCTGAAGCTACTCTATTGTTGAGTAATTTCGTTTACCATTGCACTGCCATTCACCCATACTCTCCTGGGGACCACGAGTCACTTAAGAATGGAACTGGTTACATTTTGAGGTTGCAACATGCATTAAGTTTCTAAGCAAGTAACTTATTTGggattatttaaaataagtagGTTGCTGTGGGCGTTCCTAAGAGTTtagctttcttcttgtttttgtaGCTAAAAGGAAAAGACGTTGTACCTCACAGCAGCCTACTTCTGCGCCCCGTCCGCCCCTGGCAGCGACAGGAAGTGAAACCAGCAGCTCCACTCGGTCTGCGCTGGAGCTTAGTTTCACTTTCTGTCTGGGGGCAGAGCTAAGCAGGAAATGAAAGCTCCGCTGCTTTGCGGGCGTTGGCCGCTGCCTCTGACGCAGCCGGGAGGAGCGCGGCAATCTCTCTCAGGCAGCGCCGCCGCGGCAGCCGCTCCCTCAGCGCTGCCCGCGGGACCGAAGTGCCCTTCGCGCTGCGGGTGAGAGTTGATTCGCCTTCCTGGCTCGTTACGGCTGTATGCGGCCCCGGGGGAAGGCTGAAGGTCGGCCGTGGCTCCGAGCGCTCCTGATCCTGCAGGAACTGGTAGGGAAGCCTTTTCGACTGCTTGTCCCTACGGAGAGCCTCAGCCGTAGGGCGCCAGTAGGGCGATCCCACGCGTAGTGTGTCGGGGACTTCTTGACTGCAAGCTCTTACTGTGCTAATTAGAGGGCATGAAGTCAAAGGGGTGCCAATAATTGGCGTTTGTAGCGGCTGCAATGGTTGCTTTTGTCTGGCTCAGCAGAAATATTctttaatgaacaaaaatatatataaaaagggaaggaaaaaaaagggagctGAACAAGCACGTAGTTCAGCAGAGTATGAAGTCCCGTTTCCGCCGTGTCAAGAGAAGTGCTCGAGTCCATctctcagccctgcagctgcacctCAGGGCCACCATCATCTCCTCGAGGCTGCCATAGATTCCTAGagtggtttaggttggaaggcaccttaaagatcatcgagctccagccttctgctgtgggcagggttacTGGCCACTAGATCAATTTCTTGGGGTGGCCATTATTTCCCGGAGCCACTGTCTGCCCCTTGGGAGCCCAAATCCCATGATGATGAAGGGGTGATGATGGTGGGAAGGGTGAATAGTGACCAGGGATAGAGGCCATCCTCAGGCAGAGAGGGCTTGAGTGGCAAAGGGGCAGCAAGACCACAGGGATGCTGGGGCTGAGAGGACTGTGGTATGGAGGTGTAAAGGGGCCGCAGGGATTTATCATGGAGAGTCAGAATCCTGAGGGGACAGATAGGCTGTGGTGCATTAAGAATGAAAGGGACGAGTCTAAGCTGACTGAGAGGTTGGGCAAGAGAGCTTGCAGATGATGGGTGAAAGGTGGAAGCAGACGTGGCTGCTGCATTCTGTCTGCCTGCAGTTAGCATGGTCACTTGGCTCATCTAAGCCACATGTGGTATTGAGTCACCCCCCTCATCTACCAGGGAAACAGAGAAGGGACCCTGCCCTTCATTAAGAGGGGAAAAATCAGGGCTAAGAGAGAAGTCTGCTCCCCAAGTCCTCTGCCCATTCACCAGATTTCTTACACATTtatgcagaaaaaggaaaatcatgtGTAAATCTTAGgaatactgtatttttaatagctgagaCAAGGCAGTTCAGGTCTTGTCCTTAGCCAGGATTCCTGTTAGCAGGGCCTGGGTGCCTGGGGGAGAGTTTCATCAAACAACAGACCCAAATCCTTCCATCTATGTAGATCCCTGCTCCTTCCAACACTAGTGTCATTCTACCTATTTCTCAAGCCACTCAAAGCTTCCTAGCTCTGAGCTTGCTTGTTCTTACCACCCACCCTTAAACCTACCAAAAGCTGTGTCTTGCAGTTCTCCTCATCTCCAGCACACGCATAGCTGCTGTTcagctctctcttctctgctgattattttccctcttttctgtCTCCTCCTACATCCCCACTGGCTGATGGCATTACTCACACTCTTGCTGATATACCACAAATAAACCCAATATTTTCTGCTGCACACAAAGATGCACTCCTTCTCTGGATGGGATTTCAGAATCCTGAATGCCTGGTTAAACCACTTTCCAGGAGACGTGCAGTTCTGACTGttttgcaaaagaaga is a genomic window of Meleagris gallopavo isolate NT-WF06-2002-E0010 breed Aviagen turkey brand Nicholas breeding stock chromosome 1, Turkey_5.1, whole genome shotgun sequence containing:
- the LOC100548529 gene encoding tubulin alpha-4 chain, producing the protein MRECISVHVGQAGVQIGNACWELFCLEHGIQPDGTFKDQHNQLNYDDSFTTFFNETVTGKHVPRAVIVDLEPTVVDEVRAGTFRQLFHPEQLITGKEDAANNYARGHYTVGKESIDIVIDRVRKLADACSGLQGFLIFHSFGGGTGSGFTSLLMERLSVDYGKKSKLEFAIYPAPQVSTAVVEPYNSILTTHTTLEHSDCAFMVDNEAIYDICRRNLDIERPTYTNLNRLISQIVSSITASLRFDGALNVDLTEFQTNLVPYPRIHFPLVTYAPIISSDRAYHEQLSVAEITSSCFEPNNQMVKCDPRHGKYMACCMLYRGDVVPKDVNVAIAAIKTKRNIQFVDWCPTGFKVGINYQPPTVVPGGDLAQVQRAVCMLSNTTAIAEAWARLDHKFDLMYAKRAFVHWYVSEGMEEGEFAEAREDLAALEKDYEEVGTDSFEDENDGE